In Setaria italica strain Yugu1 chromosome IX, Setaria_italica_v2.0, whole genome shotgun sequence, the genomic stretch gatccaatgactatgatgatttgagtctaccaaTTAACGACCAGATATTCTGCTTTTTTGTGAGTCTACTTAGGTAGAATTTTAGGTAGTGTCACGTGGAGGCTTAGGAGCCTGTAGTAAGATAATAATCTCTTTCATAATCTTCCTTCTCTCTTCACCTTTCTCGGTCGATCCTCAATCTAACGGTAGCAGCACACCACCTCCCGGGTACACACCCGCAGGAGGTGATTTTCGGGGGAAAAGGCCACGCCGGGCCGGGGCGTCGCGGCCGTGGGGAACATGGCGGCAGCGGAACGTGCCCAGGCCTGTCCCCACGGCACACATGCTGTCCCGTCGTGTCGCCGGCCTCCACAGCCTGCTTGCTTTCCGAGCTGTATTGGAGTATCTGCGTAGTAGTAAACGTAACCGATCCAGTCAGTCCCGTTAGCAGGAGCAGAAGCAGCATTATTGCCGAGATCTTTGCGTAATCCACGAGTATCGCTGTCCCGTACGTGGCCCTCCATTTGCCTTGCTGCCTGATGACACTCTGTACGTTGTTGTGCTTGTGCATCACCTCCTATCCTATCCTACTGGTCACCGGATTTGAAACAACAGAGGGGTATGATAATGGTATTACTAGTGCTAGTGGTAGTAGTACAGCACTGCCAAGCAAATAGGCTGGCCGCCTGGTGGCCGGCCAGTTGTTTATCGAGGCGATCTTTGGAGGGAATAATCACATGCATTTGGAGTTTTGGACTATGGCAGggtcagaagaaaaaaaaatgcgcGTTCTCCTACGACGTAAGCGGCAGCGTGCAGGCCCGGCCGATCAGCGTCGCCAGTCTCTTGACTCGCCCGGGGAACAAAAATGAGCCACGGGATTAGGGCGGTAGccgggagggaggaggcagtGGCCGGTGGAGCtccgaggcggcgggcggtggcaaccgcggcggccggatccggcgcAAGTGCAAAGGATTGAAGGAGAAACGAAACGAAGCGCCGAAGCCGAGCTCTTTCTCTACATGGACCGGAAATACTACACAGCTTGACTGCTGCATGAAATGGGCCATGCATTCGTAGGCAGCCTGAGAGAGGCCGCCTCCGGGCAGCCCTGCCTGCTCGAGCGTCTGATACTCTCCTTTTACTGGGCCTTAGAGTACAGTTTGGAAACACATGAGAGAGACTGGGCCGTTTGATCCATTCACTACAGGCCAGGCTATTGTATTGAGGCCCAGTCGTCACTTGCGTGGGCTAGTTGCATAGACATCGTCTCGAATTCTTCTTTAACTGTAAGAACCTGTTTGTTTTGTCAGTGCCCGAGTGACTACCGAGAGTCATCACACGCAGTCGCAGAACAATTTGGATCACACATGTGAATCGACCAAGATTATCACACGCAAACAATCGGCATCTTACCTTGCTGTCTCTGCGGCCGGCGACAATTATACATCCACGCCGGCCGATCcgatcgccgtcgtcgtctcaaGATCAGCCAGGGGACACCGCAAACTACTCGAGACAATACCCAAGTCGTCCTAGACTTCCTGGAGCCGTCATCAGATCTGCTTCTTCTAGCCATATACTAGACCTCCTACCAAGCAGACAACCCCTCCAACCAGACTTCCCTGGAGTCGCCATATCAGAAGTTCAGGACGTAGCGCAGTTCGCTTTGTCCATCAACGGCGACGAGCGTGAGGTTGTCACCATGCCCGCGATCCGGGGAAGGAAACAAACAAAATGATGCCTCGCCGGCGGGGGAACTTCGCGGGCCGCGGCTGGCTAGTGGCTACGATAGTCGATAGATGACGCTGACGCCAAGATGTGCCTGCCTACAAGGCTAGCAACGGCAGTCCTCACTAATCGGATGTACGTATGGCCCTGGCATAGGATTTGGAGGTTTCCGAGTTTGGCGGTGCTGGGACGATCCGAACATCTGATCGGGGCAGGTATGCATGGCCGTTCTTGTACAAGTAGCACGTGTGGTGGTGTACTGGTGTTCATCTTCATACATGATGAAGGCTTTACACTGCACTCCCGCACAGCGCTGGTCCTCTCAGCAGCACCGATGAAGTTTGCAGGCTGCTTTGCCAGTTTCAGCAAGGAAGTTTCTCCTTCGCATTCAAACAGTCATCATGCAATTTTCTCGACGTGTCGTCTCTAACATGTTTAGTTGGGTTGCATAGAGATCTCCTGAAATGTGGTGGGGTTCAGCTCCAGCTACTAAAAACGTCAAGGGAAACATGGTATTCAGAGGACGTCAAACACAAAACCCACGAGGTTTCAGCCAGTAAATTTCAGCCGATTAAACAACAAAGTCGAAAGTCGTGATTCGGAACTATAAAAGTTAACTAAAACATCCTCCAAAAAAAAGTTAGCTGACACGTTTCAGGCAAGTGTTATACTGAAGAGTTTCAACTGATCATACATCAAACTTGAAGCTTTCGAGTAGAGTTCATAAACAAAAACCGGAAAAGATAAATACTTGAACAAAATTCTAATTTTACAGGGACATCATGTGCGTGACCAGCTTATCAATGGCCAGGCACGAAGTCCCGCCCTTGCCAGTGCACTCTTCCGCCGCCTTCTTCAGCTGGCCGGCCCTCGACCTCATCTCGGCGCCATCCCTGCCCGTCATGAGCCGGCGGATGGCCGCCTCGACTCTGCCCATCTCAAGCTCGCCCACTAGCTCCAACCCCACCCTCCACACGTGCTCCACGTACCTCGCGTTCCCCATCTGGTCGCCGAAGTAGGGGCGGCACAGCATCGGCACCCCCTCGCAGACGCTCTCCGTCGTCGAGTTCCACCCGTTGTGCGTCCAGAACCCGCCCACGGCGCGGTGGCGCAGCAACTCCTCCTGCGGCGCCCACCCCACCACCATGCCGCGCCCGCGCGTCGCGGCCTCGAACCCCTTGGGAAGCTCTTGGTGAGCGGACCCGCGGACCATGCCCGGCCGGACCACCCAGAGGAACGGCACGCAACTGCCGGCGATGCCCCACGCCGTCTCCTCCAGGTCCCGCGGGCTCATGCAGGCCAGGCTGCCGAAGCTCACGTAGAgcaccgacgccggcggccacgcgtcTAGCCACTCCAGGCAGCTCCGGTCCTGGCGCAGCAGGCTGCTTTCGCCGGCGGGGGAGAACTTGTGCAGCGGGCCGATGTCGAACACCGGCACGGCGAGGTCCTGCCGGAGGCCCTCCAGCTCGCGGCGCTCGAGCGCGTCGAACGTGTTGAGTATGAGGCCCGACGAGCCCTtcaccgccgccacggcgcgcgCCATCATCTCGCACAGCACCTCGTGGCCGTCCTTGCCGATGTCCATCAGGTCGCGCACTCGGTACGGTGGCAGCTCCACCACCGGCGTGTCGAGCTGTGAATCTGCAGGGACGAAACACGAGCACGTTGATCCATGGATCACGTGGGCATGAACTTGGTAGGCTACAAACAAGTACTTGAAGAGGAGGGCGTGCCTTGCACGGGGAGGTAGCCTTTCTCGCATAGCATCGGGTAGGCGGTGAAGCACGCGAAGGAGACCGCGCTGCTGGTGCGCAGCGCCAGCGTGGGTACGCCGAGGCAATTGGCCGCCTGGAAAATCGGCAGCAGGTGCGCATCGGCGACGAGGCACGCGACGGCGTCCCTGGAGTACTCctccaggacggcggcgaggaggtccCGGAAGGCGGCCTCGCACGCGCCACCGATCGAGACGATATGCGCTACGACGTCCTCGATGGCGACCGGGTCGGGGCCGGACACGACGTCGGGGACGGGGACGAAGCGGTAGTGCGGGTGGCGCGCCGGGTCCGGGGCGTTGAAGTGGGTGTGGAAGACGGTTACGGCGAAGCCGCGCGCGtggaggacgccggcgagccGGAACATGGGGTTGATGTGGCCCTGGTACGGGAGCGGGAACAGGAGCACGTGCCGGTGGCGCCCACCGTGGTTGGCGTTGCTCTCTGCGGCCATGGttggcgccggtggtggcgtcATCGCTTTGCTGAGTGTGAGCTGTGCCGTGTGAACTGTGAAGGCAAGTATGGGGGAGAAACGGTAGCCAGTAGGAGGAGAGTACACTGGTACGGGCAGGGCGAGATCAGCGGGACCCAGCAACAACCTACGGCCAGTTTGTCCTTGACGGCCAGTGAACGCTGCTGCTCTGTTCTCTGCTCGTACAACCTACGGGGTTGTCAGTGGTTGTGTTTGcaaccaatatttttttttaaacttaTTTGCAACAACATATAATGTTAGTTTTAATCCATAGTAAACATGCTTGGCTATATTATATACTACAATATCGGATATACATCGTAATTCAATGTTGGTTCCTTCTTGCTCAGTCAACCGGGGGAAAGTGGGTGGAAAAACCCTTTTGCATACAAAATACCATAGGAGGGGATTAAAACTTGTGGTAATGCACATATGGGTATTTTGGTCTTTTCCTATCAAATTTAACACGGTAGTGACATAGAAGGTATAAAACTTGGAGgtggtgtcaaataaggaacatTAAAATTTTAGATGTCATGTAGGGAATTGGTCTATCTTCTAATATCTTAAGTCTGAGTAAGACACCCCTTCTAATAACTCAAAAAACGAGAGAGTATTTTTGTTGCGACGTGAAACACGCAGGCTGATTCTGACGGATATCGTTCGGTCGTGGGCTGATCGAGTTGCCTCttgtgtctttttttttctttctttttttgcgaGCGAGCGCGTGTGTGTTTTGAAGAACTTTTTGCGCGTGTGTTGGGTTACCAAACGAGCTGCCTGCCGGTGCCGTCACCCATCGGGGCATGCCGACCATGACGCGATCGGCAGGCGTATCACTATTCTATTTCGCGGAACGGCAGATGATTCCATGAAGGATAAGAACATGATCTCGATTCCCGATCACCTGTCGGGCTGTCACTCCACGGATCATGTGCCTGCGCGGATGCGCCTGTGTCTCGTGCTGACTTTGTTTTGTCGCCCCCTCCTGACAGCGCATCTTTGCCATTGTTTAAGTGTAATCTTCCAAACATACCGATTAGCCATGGCCGGCAAGGAAATATCTTAACAATTTAGTAAGATGtttaaaaaagataaattcttCCATTTTAAAATGCCTTAAGTCCGGAATTTGCACCGCCAGGGACTGAGGTGT encodes the following:
- the LOC101784691 gene encoding DIMBOA UDP-glucosyltransferase BX9 — its product is MTPPPAPTMAAESNANHGGRHRHVLLFPLPYQGHINPMFRLAGVLHARGFAVTVFHTHFNAPDPARHPHYRFVPVPDVVSGPDPVAIEDVVAHIVSIGGACEAAFRDLLAAVLEEYSRDAVACLVADAHLLPIFQAANCLGVPTLALRTSSAVSFACFTAYPMLCEKGYLPVQDSQLDTPVVELPPYRVRDLMDIGKDGHEVLCEMMARAVAAVKGSSGLILNTFDALERRELEGLRQDLAVPVFDIGPLHKFSPAGESSLLRQDRSCLEWLDAWPPASVLYVSFGSLACMSPRDLEETAWGIAGSCVPFLWVVRPGMVRGSAHQELPKGFEAATRGRGMVVGWAPQEELLRHRAVGGFWTHNGWNSTTESVCEGVPMLCRPYFGDQMGNARYVEHVWRVGLELVGELEMGRVEAAIRRLMTGRDGAEMRSRAGQLKKAAEECTGKGGTSCLAIDKLVTHMMSL